The genomic segment TTTAAAAGCACCGTAGTTTCTCCTGAACTCTTGGGTAAAACCGCGAATGGTGTAGTGAATGATCATCCAAACAGCTGCACACAACGTAGCAATGGCGGCCCCCTCCACACCCAAGGCAGGGAAATCGAATGGCGACCAGAGAACGCTAAGGAATGATAAGTCTCCCATGGGCGAAGCGGCCAGCATCTCCGTTAGCCGGGCATTCCCGAAAATCAAACCTGCATCGAGATAAATGTTCAGCAGATTAGATACAATGGTCACTTCCATGTGGATCCTCGTCCGTTCCACTCCGTTGTAGAACCCCTGGAACGCATAACCGATGGTAATGCAGGCCGCTCCCACGAATGACCACTGTGTGTAGGCAATGGCTAGGGGGATAACTGCCGGGTCATCAATGAGAAACCGGATGGCAGTTCCAGCCAACTTATATCCCACCACGGCTAAAACAACACCGACCATGCCTGCCAGCACCAGTCCGGTATTCAGGGCAAGTCCGCAATCGCTGAACCTTTTTTGACCGTACCGCCGAGCCGTCACCGTTTGCACTCCCGTCCGGAAAGAAATACCAATGCTCAGAATTGTCCAGATGAGTACAGCACCCAGCCCCACTGCCGCCAAAGCTTTGGTACCTAGGCGCCCCACCATGGCCACATCCACCACATTCATGAGAACACGGCTGAGGTTACCGAGAATAACAGGGAAAGCTAAGACTAGAACCCGTCGGAAAATCGCCTTATCAGTGGGGAGGATAAGTAGCCGAAGCTTAGCTATCATTTGGCGGATGATTGCATCATTCGCCAGACGAAATAGCCGACGCCCAGGGCCAATCCCGCAAGAAAGATCACCCAAGAGAATACTTCAGGAGGAGTGGAGCCATCATTGCTCAAAAAGCTATATAAAATAAGCGATGCCGCTCCAGTCTCAACCAGCCAGTCCGTAATCGATACAACTGTGGCTTTCTCCTTCTCTTCCCGCATCAGGAGCCAGTAGCCGCAGAACACAAGTCCCACACTGACCAGGACAGGAGCCAGGATAGGGGCCATCCACGGCTGTGGCACTAGAAAGAGAAGGTCCCAGTCCAATAACGATGTGGGCCAATTGTGGAAGGTAGCTAGCCAGACATAATAAAGTATATCCCATATGCCGAAAGCAATGATAAAGGACCCAAACCTGCCCATGGGCCTCTGTCCCGCCAAGAAACCAACGGAGAGGAGAAGCACCAAAGTGGCCACTTCCCGTGCTGTCTCAATAAAATAAATTTCCTGAGGTATGTAAAAAAGATTAATGTTGCTCCCTTCTACCTGAAGGAGCTTTCTCAGATAGATGACGACGGCTGCCTCCACCAGAGCGAACGCCGCCGCAAAGAGCGTCAGCCAGAAGAATTTCCGTCGCGCCGATATGTTACGCTTCACCTATCCCCCGTTTGGTGCCACCGTACCCCACCATAAGAAACACGCCCAAGAGCACAATAAAACCGCTCACCAAAAGATGGTAGGTGGGTACCGTTCCGAAAATGATCCACGCCAGAAGGGCCGTCAGTGGAGGCTGGGTACAAGTGATGATGGCTACTTGGGACGGCCGTATCCGCTCCAGGAGCCAGTACCACAAAAAGTACGCCAGTCCTGAAGCAAAGACTCCTATGTAAACGATAGAGAGCCAGACGGTGGCGTTCGTTTGAGAATAGTCGGCAGTCATCACCGGGATGAGCCCAAACGGCAAATAGAGGAACAGACCAAACGTAAGGACAACGAATGTGGTTTCAAGGGAACCGTACCGCTCCACGATAGGCTTCCCCAGAGCAGTATATAGGGCCCACGACAGCACGGCTACAATGATTAACATATCGCCCAGAACCGTCCCTTTATTGAAAGAGATCAGTTCTCCGGCAAAAAGGACCGCCACCCCTATCATTGCGAGTCCGATTCCAGCCCACTTCCACCATCGCAATTTTTCCACTCTAAGCCAGACCGTTAGGAGCAACACCCACGCCGGCGTGGTAGCATACATGAGGGCGGGATGAGATGCAGGTGTGTAATGAATACCTATGAGGAATGTCATCTGATTTACAGGAACCGCCAGAAACGCCAGTGTCACAAACCGCCACCGGTCCACCGGATGTAGTGTAATTTTCTTCCCCGTCATTTTCATGAGCAGAAACAGCGTTGCACTTCCAATGACAAATCGGTAAAAAGCTACCACCCAGGGAGAAAGCTTCATGACCGCTTCCTTCGCGGCAATGTGTGTGAGTGAAAAGAAAAGTGAAACAGCGAAGATCGCCAGAAAAATAGTTGCTTTATTGTCCTTTGTTTTCACTTCGCTTCAGTTTGGGAAAAAACTGTCCGGTTTCCTCCAAGTATTTTTGGTAGTCATCACCAAATTTTCTAAGCATGCTCTCTTCTTCATTTATAATAGCCCACACCCAGAAAAGACTGACGGGAATCACTGAAAATAACACAAACCAGGACCGGGATAAAAGTACAACAATACCTGTTCCGCTCCAGATAAAGGCGCCGTAGAAAGGGTGGCGGGTCCAGGCGTAAGGGCCTGTTGTAATCAGCTCCTTACCCTGTATGGAAGGAGGCAGATGTTTCAGGCTCCAGAGAAGGGTGGCGAAAAAATCGACAGCGAAAAAGACTAATAGAAACCACCACATCCCATCCGGCATCACAATCAGGGGGAGAGACAATATCTGACCGATCCACACAGTAACGAACCAGACGAAAAAGGTGATGGTCAGACCTATCTGGCCTGAACCGGAAAGTATTTTATATTGTGAGATGGTCCACTCTTTTAGATACACATGACTGAAAGAGGGTGGAATTTAATGCTTGAGCTTTGAATCAGGTGCAATATAGACAAGGAATCCTCTGGACGCTCGGGAGAAGAGGAGGCCGTATCCATCCACTATATTCCCTTCAGGGAGGAGAAACTGGTTCTGCGCCACTGGGTCACCACTGTAGTAGTTGTAATAAGCTTCGTCTGTAGCAGAAAGTGTAATGAGATGCATACCGTAATAGTTGAAAAAAAGCCAACTCATGGGAACCGGAGATTCGACCACCTGCCACATAAATGGATTAATACGGTAGGGATCACCGTTTTCCAGACGCAGGTAGTCCTCTTTCCAGATGCGGTAAAGAAAAGTTGTG from the Candidatus Neomarinimicrobiota bacterium genome contains:
- a CDS encoding MATE family efflux transporter → MIAKLRLLILPTDKAIFRRVLVLAFPVILGNLSRVLMNVVDVAMVGRLGTKALAAVGLGAVLIWTILSIGISFRTGVQTVTARRYGQKRFSDCGLALNTGLVLAGMVGVVLAVVGYKLAGTAIRFLIDDPAVIPLAIAYTQWSFVGAACITIGYAFQGFYNGVERTRIHMEVTIVSNLLNIYLDAGLIFGNARLTEMLAASPMGDLSFLSVLWSPFDFPALGVEGAAIATLCAAVWMIIHYTIRGFTQEFRRNYGAFKGGFNREILKKEVEIAAPQGFQEVGVMVVYVLFFKIIGIIGTLEVAATQVVFTLAMASFLPAVGFGVACATLVGKALGEEDPERAAISMLESVRWSVVFMGTMGILFLLFPRPILSIFTNERAVIEMGLLPLRILGVVQFFDAVGLTLWFGLSGAGNTVFPAIIDLSLSWGIFLPGCYLLGIVFDYGIVGPWLAFALYLFLYAVTITWKILKGDWKEIKV
- a CDS encoding DMT family transporter; its protein translation is MKTKDNKATIFLAIFAVSLFFSLTHIAAKEAVMKLSPWVVAFYRFVIGSATLFLLMKMTGKKITLHPVDRWRFVTLAFLAVPVNQMTFLIGIHYTPASHPALMYATTPAWVLLLTVWLRVEKLRWWKWAGIGLAMIGVAVLFAGELISFNKGTVLGDMLIIVAVLSWALYTALGKPIVERYGSLETTFVVLTFGLFLYLPFGLIPVMTADYSQTNATVWLSIVYIGVFASGLAYFLWYWLLERIRPSQVAIITCTQPPLTALLAWIIFGTVPTYHLLVSGFIVLLGVFLMVGYGGTKRGIGEA
- a CDS encoding isoprenylcysteine carboxylmethyltransferase family protein — encoded protein: MYLKEWTISQYKILSGSGQIGLTITFFVWFVTVWIGQILSLPLIVMPDGMWWFLLVFFAVDFFATLLWSLKHLPPSIQGKELITTGPYAWTRHPFYGAFIWSGTGIVVLLSRSWFVLFSVIPVSLFWVWAIINEEESMLRKFGDDYQKYLEETGQFFPKLKRSENKGQ